ACTGGTCGGCGATGTGCGGGCTCGGTTGGCCGACCGAGTTGAAGAAGGCGCTCTGTCCGGGCGGGACCATGTTCTCCGCGCGGCTCCCATTCTCCGCGAACTGCAGGAGCTGCTGGTACGTGCCCGGGTACTCCCGCGCGTCGATCACCGCGTGGATCCCCTTCATCTCATCGAAGGCGAGCGGCACTTCCTGCGTCACAAACTCCTCAATGTCGAGCACGCCGTCGTAGCTCCGGCCGCCGGCGGGCGCCCACGGCATGATGTCGCCGTGATCCCACCAGACGGCGGGCTTGTTATTCCAGTTGACGTAGTAGCCCTGCGCCGGGTTGGCATCCTGCGGGAGGCTCCCGAAGTCGAGGATCCCATCCCACTCCTGCGAGCCGTCGCCGAGGAGCGGGAGGCGCGGGTCGGCCCCATCCGGACGATCGGGATAGCGGCCGACGTGCCAGAAGTTGATGTTCTGGTCCTTGTCGGCATGGAAGAAATTGAACGAGACCGGGACAATCTCGAGTGCCGCCTCGGCCTCGCCCACGCTCTCCGCTTTCCAGATGTCGTAGAACGCCGTCGCCATGTCGAGTTCACGGCTCCAGAACGTGTACTGCCACGTGAAAGCCTGCTGGTTGTCGAGGTCCGTCGCGTAGACCGGCCCGTGAACGGAGCGGTGGTGCGTGAACTCGATCGGCGCACCGCCGAGGACGTTGATCGTCTCCGTGATGACGTCGTAGTCCACGAACGATCCGTCGTACAGATAGCGAGAGAGCGTGTTGTCCTCGGTCGTCTCGACGAACGTGTCGACGTTGTCCGATACGCCGCTCGTGAGGGTCCACGCACGGTCCGCGGTGCGACCGATGATGATGCCCGGAATACCCGGCACCGTCATCCCCGCCACGTGCAACTCGGGATCGTCCACCGAGCCGACGAGGAGTTCGGACTCCCACGTCACGGCCCGGCCCGTCGCCCCCGGCCCCGTCACGCTCGGCACACCCATCTGCGGCGCCCCGAGCAGCATCACGTCGCCGGACACCGACTGGCTCCCGCCGATGAGCGCCGCGTACGACCCGAACTTGCGCGGCACGCCGATCTCATCGTAGAGCCGCTCCACCGCTTCGCGCCGCGCCGCGACGGCCTCGTGGAGCGCCGGGTCGACGGACGGCCCGCGGTACGTCACCGTCGCCGGGGCGGGCAGCGCCGCTGTGCCAGCAGGGATCGTCGTAGGC
The sequence above is a segment of the Rhodothermales bacterium genome. Coding sequences within it:
- a CDS encoding penicillin acylase family protein, whose translation is MPNRYVRFLAVLLIGCAPLVTAQAQAAQDLTLEAPDGTTVTIDRDDFGVPHITAETEAAVFFGQGFAVAQDRLFQMETFWRSSTGRLSELIGAAGVGADQQARTLFYTPAERQTQFEALPDRIQTMMLGFRDGVNAYIDSTVANPDVYLPVEYTQFPLSALGAEPWDTDKLVAVTQFFIRRFGEAGGAELDRLAELEANGQAWFDENRPINDPTAPTTIPAGTAALPAPATVTYRGPSVDPALHEAVAARREAVERLYDEIGVPRKFGSYAALIGGSQSVSGDVMLLGAPQMGVPSVTGPGATGRAVTWESELLVGSVDDPELHVAGMTVPGIPGIIIGRTADRAWTLTSGVSDNVDTFVETTEDNTLSRYLYDGSFVDYDVITETINVLGGAPIEFTHHRSVHGPVYATDLDNQQAFTWQYTFWSRELDMATAFYDIWKAESVGEAEAALEIVPVSFNFFHADKDQNINFWHVGRYPDRPDGADPRLPLLGDGSQEWDGILDFGSLPQDANPAQGYYVNWNNKPAVWWDHGDIMPWAPAGGRSYDGVLDIEEFVTQEVPLAFDEMKGIHAVIDAREYPGTYQQLLQFAENGSRAENMVPPGQSAFFNSVGQPSPHIADQWPLYQTYEMKPFLFLGANPVANETGATPGETPSLGVLYPNPLTADGLTVRFEMPESGTARIEVIDVLGRTVAVLADGPQAAGSQSAAFDASGLPSGVYFVRLTADGTTQARKLTVVR